In Zonotrichia albicollis isolate bZonAlb1 chromosome 3, bZonAlb1.hap1, whole genome shotgun sequence, a single window of DNA contains:
- the LOC102065150 gene encoding mitochondrial amidoxime reducing component 2 — protein MSGLWSAAGPARQGWLWGAAALLALGAVLGAWRWAGPRRRRRLQRVGTVLRLFVYPVKSCRGVSVRRAQVTPMGLRSGELRDRFWLVIREDGHMVTARQEPRLVLISATCENGHLVLEAGDMEKISVPVKLSKKNPVRNCRVFGQDIQGRDCGDEVAQWLTAFLNSEPCRLVHFEPSMVPRKSKDTIALFRNTDEVAYPDCSPVLIISEASMDDLNTRLEKKAKIQNFRPNIFVTDCSAFEEDTWEDILIGDVEMKGTVCCGRCILTTVNPDTGVIDRKEPLETLKSYRLCDPSEKHIYKTSPLFGKYFAVDKTGTIQVGDPVYKMVWE, from the exons ATGAGCGGCCTGTGGAGCGCGGCGGGCCCGGCGcggcagggctggctctggggggcggcggcgctgctggccctgggcgcCGTGCTCGGGGCCTGGCGCTGGGCcggcccgcgccgccgccgccgcctgcagcGGGTCGGGACGGTGCTCCGGCTCTTCGTGTACCCGGTGAAGTCGTGCCGGGGGGTGTCGGTGCGGCGGGCGCAGGTGACGCCGATGGGGCTGCGCAGCGGGGAGCTGAGGGACAG GTTCTGGCTCGTGATCAGGGAGGACGGGCACATGGTGACAGCTCGCCAGGAGCCGCGCCTCGTCCTTATCTCTGCCACCTGTGAAAACGGCCACTTGGTCTTGGAGGCCGGGGACATGGAGAAGATAAGCGTGCCTGTAAAGCTCTCCAAGAAAAATCCCGTCCGCAACTGCAG GGTGTTTGGACAGGATATCCAAGGCAGAGACTGTGGTGATGAAGTTGCTCAATGGCTCACCGCCTTCCTGAACTCTGAGCCCTGTCGACTGGTGCACTTTGAGCCCTCCATGGTGCCAAGAAAGTCAAAGGACACAATAGCTCTTTTCCGAAACACAGATGAG GTTGCGTATCCTGACTGCAGTCCAGTCTTGATCATCTCTGAAGCTTCAATGGATGATCTAAAtaccaggctggaaaagaaagCTAAGATACAGAACTTCAGGCCAAATATTTTTGTAACAGACTGCAGTGCTTTTGAGGAG GACACCTGGGAGGATATTCTTATTGGTGATGTGGAAATGAAAGGGACCGTGTGTTGTGGCAG GTGTATTTTAACAACTGTTAATCCAGACACTGGGGTCATTGACAGAAAGGAGCCCTTGGAAACATTGAAAAG TTACCGCTTATGTGACCCATCTGAGAAACACATTTACAAAACCAGCCCTCTCTTTGGGAAATACTTTGCTGTTGACAAAACTGGAACAATTCAAGTTGGAGACCCTGTGTACAAGATGGTCTGGGAATGA
- the C3H1orf115 gene encoding required for drug-induced death protein 1, with product MTVGARLGARVRGRFSRHGAGDDQVSILPGEEEEAATGAGGSAGAPRPAALQEEEEGAGCRKVRFAVLPGSYEPLRPPRAPGKRPYGKRLKKYGKNVGKVLQKGCHYLVVGLQGLAAAYSAPFGVSAHVASFVR from the exons ATGACGGTGGGTGCGCGGCTGGGCGCCAGGGTGAGGGGCAGATTCTCCCGCCACGGGGCCGGCGACGACCAGGTGTCCATCCTGCccggcgaggaggaggaggcggcgacgggggccgggggcagcgcgggggccccgcggccggcggcgctgcaggaggaggaggaaggcgccGGGTGCAGGAAGGTGCGCTTCGCCGTCCTGCCCGGCTCCTACGAGCCGCTGCGCCCGCCGCGGGCTCCCGGCAAGCGGCCCTACGGGAAGCGCCTGAAGAAGTACGGAAAG AATGTCGGGAAGGTTCTGCAGAAGGGTTGTCACTACTTGGTGGTTGGCCTGCAAGGATTAGCAGCAGCCTATTCTGCTCCCTTTGGAGTGTCAGCACACGTGGCATCCTTCGTCCGCTAg